The genomic segment CGTAGCTGTCCAAAAACCTTTCCACTCAGTTGATAAAGTAAAACCCTGCATCCATTCGATTTCCATAGTGCCGTCCCGATCGGATATGGAAGCTTGCAATGCGGTTAGGTTAAAAACTAATACTGAAAGCGCCGTATCCGCTCGTAAATCGCGGAAGCAATAGGTAAGAGCGTCTCCTTGGTGTTTTGTGCGGGGTCGTCCAATACCGTTTCCAAAAGGTCGTGCAGGACAAGGCCGAGACATTTCCCCGCCGGAATACCGAGCACCATTAAATCCTTTCCGTTCACCGCCAAATCTTTAAGGCTATATGCTCCGTCCTCTTTTAGAATCTTATCGATCCTCGCAGTAAATTCTACAAGGAAGTTCGGTTCCGTATAAGAGCCGGTAAGCCCGAAAACATCAGCCTTTCTTAACGCAAATAAATCATCGATATTTTCTTTTCCTACGCGGACGATAAAGCGGCGGACGGCAGCATCTGTCCATGAAGGGTCGTAATGAAACATGTGCTGGGCAACTAAGTGAGCGGTTTTTTCTATTTCTGCATTGGAGTATTTAAGGCGCCGCATAATGCTGCGCGTTATCTCTTCGGACACGGCTTCGTGGCGGTAAAAGGTATAGCTGCCGTCCGCCGCCTGCTTACGGGTAGCGGGCTTCCCTATATCGTGGAAAAGGCCTGCGAGCCGGATATGGATATGCTCCATCCCCGCAGGACAGGCATTGCAAACTAAAAAGCTATGGTCAAGTACATCAAAATGATGAAAGCTTCCTTGTTCCACGCCGCGGCATTCCGCCAATTCCGGAATAAAGAGGTTCAGCAGTCCCGTACTTTCCATGAGCCGTAAGCCGGTAAGCGGGGCAGGGCAGGCAAGCATTTTGGTAAATTCTTCGCGGAAGCGTTCAATAGAAATTTTTTGGGTGATATGTAACGCCTGCGGAATTGCCTCCAGCGTTTTGCCGTCGATAGCGAAACCGAGCTGCGCTGCGAACCGGACGGCTCGGACGGGGCGCAATCCATCCTCCAAGAAGCGGTCAAGCGGATTTCCGACTGTCCGGATCCGCCCTGCACGGATATCCGCGCAGCCGTTAAAAGGATCGGCGATTATGCCGTCAGGTAAAGAAACCGCAATCGCATTCATAGTAAAGTCGCGGCGCGAAAGGTCTTCTTCTATGGTTGCCGTATATGAAACCGCAGCAGGGTGGCGCCCATCGGTATAATTCGCCTCGGTACGGAAGGTAGTGCATTCGATATGCTTACTTTTATAGATGATGGTAACGGTACCGTGCTCTATGCCGGTTGGAATAGTCCGCCGGAATAAGCACATCACCTCTTGCGGCTGCGCGTCGGTTGCAATGTCCCAATCGCTCGCCGCTTTCTTTAAGAAAAAGTCACGAACTGCGCCGCCTACAAGATATGCCGAAAAGCCTGCATTCCGGAAATATCCGCTGATTTCCTTGAGCAGAGCCGGAACGGGGAATTTTTTTTCCATAATTTTATACGTTACTAGTTTAATGCTTCAATACAGGATGGATTCCGGTTAGATAAAGAACCGTAAATCTTTTCTGCCGGTCATATTAAACCGGTATGCCGTGATATAGGTTCCCGTTATTGCAGTCAGTGCGTTAAGCGCGGCAGCGACAGCTCCGATAAAAAAAGCGGCAGGGCGTAAAATCAAATATCCTGATTCAAAACCCCGTCCGTACAGCGCACATACGGATGCCAGTGCAATGTAAGTACCGCCAGCGGGGAACCTGCCAAGCAAACACGAAAATAGAGAGGCTATTCCTACCAGCCAGAACATATCTTGAATGTTGAGCGAAAGACTTGAATAAGACTTTAGTATCACGATGAAGCTGACGGTGATGACTAATGAGGAACCTGCTCTGCCGAAAATGGAGAAGATGGGAAGCACGACGGAAGAAATACGCCGGCGTACACCGAGGCTTTCGTTGGAGTGGCGCAGCAATACGGCCAGCGCAACATGAGTGTCCTGCGAAAAGAATGCCGCCAGCATAGGAGCAAGACTTGCGTAGAGCACCCGATACGGATTGATATCGCGGCAAAAAATCTTTAATAAGAGGGGATAAATCACAAGGGCTATAATCAATAGATCGGCAATGAGTAGAATTGCAAAATCGGCAAAAACCGCAGTCAGCAGCATCTCGTGGAATTTAATCACCCAATAGGCTGAAACGGCTACCATGCCGAGCATTAGCATATCAACAAAAAAGACAAGCACTGCATAAGAAATCCGTGCAAGAGAGTCGATAAGCGTGATTGC from the Treponema vincentii F0403 genome contains:
- a CDS encoding CCA tRNA nucleotidyltransferase, whose translation is MEKKFPVPALLKEISGYFRNAGFSAYLVGGAVRDFFLKKAASDWDIATDAQPQEVMCLFRRTIPTGIEHGTVTIIYKSKHIECTTFRTEANYTDGRHPAAVSYTATIEEDLSRRDFTMNAIAVSLPDGIIADPFNGCADIRAGRIRTVGNPLDRFLEDGLRPVRAVRFAAQLGFAIDGKTLEAIPQALHITQKISIERFREEFTKMLACPAPLTGLRLMESTGLLNLFIPELAECRGVEQGSFHHFDVLDHSFLVCNACPAGMEHIHIRLAGLFHDIGKPATRKQAADGSYTFYRHEAVSEEITRSIMRRLKYSNAEIEKTAHLVAQHMFHYDPSWTDAAVRRFIVRVGKENIDDLFALRKADVFGLTGSYTEPNFLVEFTARIDKILKEDGAYSLKDLAVNGKDLMVLGIPAGKCLGLVLHDLLETVLDDPAQNTKETLLPIASAIYERIRRFQY
- a CDS encoding dicarboxylate/amino acid:cation symporter; translation: MKIWLKYLIGIVLGVTFALVAGTENALFIEAADFLSKAAVQFGRYALYPAVFFGFTLSIFELRENRSLLKVALITGLIICAAALLLSFIGLLSVLLHTPARIPIFVEGISDIQVLGVRESLLQLFPSSAFEAVINGTYILPLCIFGGFAGAGCAVDRNIAKPAITLIDSLARISYAVLVFFVDMLMLGMVAVSAYWVIKFHEMLLTAVFADFAILLIADLLIIALVIYPLLLKIFCRDINPYRVLYASLAPMLAAFFSQDTHVALAVLLRHSNESLGVRRRISSVVLPIFSIFGRAGSSLVITVSFIVILKSYSSLSLNIQDMFWLVGIASLFSCLLGRFPAGGTYIALASVCALYGRGFESGYLILRPAAFFIGAVAAALNALTAITGTYITAYRFNMTGRKDLRFFI